One genomic window of Gemmatimonadaceae bacterium includes the following:
- a CDS encoding prepilin-type N-terminal cleavage/methylation domain-containing protein, which translates to MMPDQTPIRRGNRRAGFTLIELLIAMVLGLVVLTISANFASATLRSSRATDMRDGLNRDARFVGLSVARDVQDAGVSLPSTSTFGAVATRGDTVVALSVPYLPNQAEVYRMVVPVASIDPLPPGGTCGATCIDLVDPNVVPFQLRVGDLALLQVQNVRRLIVLTAVSTPVAGQRRITWSTADSLFVWPAGLTGGLRLTRTTVAVQRLQATGYYHNTLASTLMRADGFTTTGQLNAGPAARGVLTFSTRLAFTDGNERIAADGFDADTLNDYDRIMSVVVRARMKIERTDRTINGGAVLYRNYEWKVTPRNLLFERNRLL; encoded by the coding sequence TCATCGAGCTCCTCATCGCGATGGTGCTCGGCCTGGTCGTGCTCACCATCTCGGCCAACTTCGCCTCTGCCACGCTGCGATCCAGCCGCGCGACCGACATGCGCGACGGCCTCAATCGCGACGCCCGCTTCGTCGGCCTGTCGGTCGCACGCGACGTGCAGGATGCCGGCGTCTCGCTCCCGTCCACGAGCACATTCGGCGCCGTCGCCACGCGCGGCGACACCGTCGTCGCACTGTCGGTGCCGTACCTGCCCAACCAGGCCGAGGTCTACCGGATGGTCGTGCCGGTCGCCTCGATCGATCCCCTGCCGCCCGGCGGCACCTGCGGCGCCACCTGCATCGACCTCGTCGACCCGAACGTCGTGCCCTTCCAGCTCCGGGTTGGCGACCTCGCGCTCCTGCAGGTCCAGAACGTGCGCCGGCTGATCGTGCTCACCGCCGTCTCGACCCCGGTCGCGGGCCAGCGGCGGATCACCTGGTCCACCGCCGACTCGCTGTTCGTCTGGCCGGCGGGGCTCACCGGCGGGCTGCGGCTCACCCGCACCACCGTCGCCGTGCAGCGGCTGCAGGCCACCGGCTACTACCACAACACCCTCGCCAGCACCCTGATGCGCGCTGACGGGTTCACCACCACCGGCCAGCTCAATGCAGGCCCCGCCGCACGCGGCGTGCTGACCTTCAGCACCCGGCTCGCCTTCACCGATGGCAACGAGCGCATCGCCGCCGACGGATTCGACGCCGACACCCTGAACGACTACGACCGGATCATGTCGGTGGTCGTGCGGGCGCGCATGAAGATCGAGCGCACTGACCGCACCATCAACGGTGGCGCGGTGCTGTACCGGAACTACGAGTGGAAGGTCACGCCGCGGAACCTGCTCTTCGAGCGGAACCGGCTGCTCTGA